The sequence below is a genomic window from Methylotuvimicrobium sp. KM2.
AAAAGTGAAAAGATAGCTGGCTATTATATGCCAAAACACCGATCGCTAAAAACGAGTCGAGGGTTAATACTGCAAAAAAACACCTGAATTTTTCCTGAATTCATGCGTCAAACAAAAGCATTCACTGCCGACAAATCTTTTTTGATGTCCTCGATGTTTTCGAGACCGACCGAAACACGCACCAAACCATCCTTGATTCCCGCAGCCTCCCGCGCCTCCGGCGTCAGACGACCATGCGTGGTTGTCGCAGGATGAGTAATTGTGCTTTTGACGTCACCCAGGTTTGCCGTAATCGAAATCATGCGCGTCGAATCGATCAAATTCCAGGCCGGCTCTTTGCCGCCCTTCAATTCAAAACTCACGATACCGCCGAATCCGCTTTGCTGACGTTTCGCCAATTCATGTTGCGGATGCGATACCAGACCCGGATAGTGAACCCTTTCCACTCCCGGTTGCCTTTCCAACCAACGAGCTAAATCCAAAGCATTGGCGCAATGTTTTTCCATGCGTAGTGCTAGCGTTTCGAGCCCCGACAGAAAAGCCCAGGCATTGAAGGGGCTCATCGTGGCGCCGCCTGTGCGCAAATAAGGATAGATGGCCTTTTCGATGATTTCTTCGGAAGCAACAACAGCGCCGCCGACACAGCGACCATGCCCATCGATATATTTGGTCGCCGAATGGACGATGATATCCGCACCCAGTTCGAGCGGTTTTTGCAGTGCCGGAGTACAAAAACAATTGTCGACAATCAATAAACAATCACTCCCATGCGCCAAGTCGGCAAGCGCTTGAATATCGGCGATTTCGGTCAACGGATTAGACGGCGTCTCCAAAAACAAAAAACGGGTATTCGGTTTGATCGCCGATTCCCAAGCAGCCAAATCGGTTAAGGCGACAAAATCGCTCTCAACGCCGAACTTGGCAAAATAATTTTGAAACATCAACACGGTATTGCCGAATACGCCACGCGACACCACCACATGATCGCCCGACTTTAGTAAGCCCATGCCGACCGCCATGATGGCGGCCATGCCCGACGCAAAAGCCAAGCAACGCTCACCCTTTTCCATCCAAGCCAATCTTTCCTGGAATGCATTGACAGTCGGATTGGTAAAGCGGGAGTAGATATTACCGGGAATTTGGCCGGTAAACTTCAATGAGGCTTCTTCGGCGCTGTCAAACACATAACTGGAAGTCATGAATATCGGAATGCTATGCTCTGCTTCGCCCGTTCGCCGATGCCCCGCTCTAATGGCCTGAGTTTCGAGCGAATAATCGTTCCAATCGGTATCTTTCATGTTGCTCCTGTTCTAACCGGTGAGACGTTTCTATAAGTTTCCAGCATAAACTTTGCTCAGTCTGAATTCTGCATTTCTATGATAAAATTTTCCGAATTTCTTTTTGCCTGAGCATCATCGTTACGCAAGGCTTGAACGTTCTCCAAATAGGCATCATCGATATCGCCGGTTATATATTCGCGGCTGAAGCACGATGTATCGAAATGCTGAATATCCCTATTGCCTTTCCTTACCGCCTCGATCAAATCCTCAAGATCCTGATAAATTAAACGATCCGCACCGATCGCTTCGCAAACCTCGTCTTCGGTACGGCCGTGCGCAATTAACTCTTCGACCACCGGCATATCGATACCGTAGACATTCGGATATCTGACCGGCGGCGCTGCCGATGCAAAATACACTTTTTTAGCCCCGGCTTCACGGGCCATTTGTATGATTTGTTCCGAAGTCGTTCCTCTGACGACAGAGTCGTCAATTAGCAAAACATTTTTTCCGTCGAATTCCAAATCGATCGCATTGAGCTTTTGCTTAACCGATTTTTTGCGCTTTTGTTGCCCCGGCATGATGAACGTCCGTCCGATATAACGGTTTTTGATAAAACCTTCTCGGTATTTGACACGAAGCTTGTTAGCCAACTGCAATGCCGCGGTTCGACTGGTATCGGGAATCGGAATCACCACATCGATATCGTGATCCGGCCATACCCGCATAATTTTTTCGGCCAATTTTTCACCCATTCTCAAGCGGGCCTTATAAACCTGGATATCGTCGATGATCGAGTCGGGTCGAGCAAAATAGACATATTCGAACATACAAGGACAATGATCGACGAAATCGGAACATTGCTTGGTATGCAAGGCACCCGATTCCTCGATGAACACTGCCTCTCCGGGCTCGATATCCCGAATCAGATCAAAGCCCAAGACATCCAGCGCGACACTTTCGGAAGCGATCATGAATTCGCTGCCTTTATCGGATTTTCTTTCGCCGAATACGATAGGCCGGATGCCGTGCGGGTCGCGAAAGCCTAAGATGCCGAAACCCGCTATCATTACGACGACCGCATAAGCGCCGCGAACGCGCTGATGAACTCTGGAAACCGCGGTAAACACGTCGTCCACAGTCAATTTCAACTTACGTAGTTGCTGCAACTCATGCGCAAACACATTGAGCAATACTTCGGAATCGGAGTCGGTATTGATATGACGTTGATCTTCGATGAATAAAACGTGCTTTAACGCTTCGGTGTTGGTTAAATTGCCGTTATGAGCCAGCGTCAGGCCGAACGGCGAATTCACATAAAAGGGCTGCGCTTCGGCCGAGCTCGTACATCCGGCGGTCGGATAGCGCACATGACCGATGCCCATATTACCCTTGAGCTTCAGCATTTGACTGGTCGTAAATACATCCCGAACCAGGCCGTTGTCCTTACGTAAATGCAACCGCCCGTTTTCACAGGTCACGATGCCGCTCGCATCCTGCCCCCTATGCTGCAATACGGTCAACGCATCATACAGCTCTTGATTGACGTTGTTATGAGCAACAATACCGGCAATACCACACATGCTTTAAACCTAAAATTTTAATCAACGATAATTAACATAGCTCATCAGGTCCGACGGAATATGTTCCCGCAACCAGACGGCAAGCGATTGAAAAGGCGGAATCAAAGTCGATTCTTTCCACCAAGCATCCTCCGGAAGCGGCGTCAAACCGGCCAACATGACGCAAACCGTGACGACCAACAATCCGCGAGCGATACCGAAAATCATTCCAGCGAAACGATCCGACCCGGTCAATCCGGTTTGCTTGACCAATTTTCGTAACATTAAATTGATCAATGCACCCCCAATCAACACGGCAAAAAACAATGCCGCAAAGGCTGCGGCAACCCGTGCCGAAGGCACGCTAAAAACCGGCTCCAAAAGCACGGAAAACTCACGACTAAAAGTTAATCCGAGCCAAATCGCGACGACCCACAATACCAGTGAGAATGCCTCTTCGATAAAGCCTCTAAACAAACCGATCACCAAGGAAATGGAGATCAACCCCAAAATGGCATAATCGACCCAGATCATATCCGCATCTCCTATAAAGCTTATTCGGAAACCAGAAAACCTTTCAGACTGTGTTGGCTATCCAATTGCATCAGTTGGGTTTCAGCCCGTTTTTTATCGAGCTCGGGACCGACACGAAGACGATACGCCTTACCTTGCGCGGTATCTACTTCGGTAACGGCGGCAGGAAAACCTTTTGCGCGCAGTTTATCACGGAGCGAATCGGCATTTTCCTGCTTACTGAAACTACCTAATTGTATATACCACTTAACCAGACCTGTGCTTGCAGCCGGACTGTTCTGTTGAGGCGCCGTTTGCCCCCCTTGAGCAGTAGCCGCTGCCGGTTCAATGGCCTTGGGTTTATTGACTGACAATAACAGACTTTTGAGGTTATTGTCGGCATCCAGCCGATTTTTAAGCGCCTGGGCTTTGCTTTTATCGGTTTCAGGCCCCACCAAGACCCGATAGGATTTTCCGCCTCGGATGTCAAATTCCTCGACTGCTGCCGGAAAACCTTGCGAACGCAATTTATCGCGTAATGCGAATGCATTATCTTTCTTACTAAAACTGCCCGGCTGTATATACCAAGTCACAAGTTCCGCAATCGGCAATGCCGCTACCGACTCCGTTTTCGTTTCCAGAACCCTGACTTCGGAAACCGGAGCCGTCTCAGCCGGCTTATCCGTTTCCATCAAAGAGGCCGGCAATTTATTCTTATCAATAGGCTTAAGCTCAGACCCGTCATCGACAGGCCCAATGTATTCGAGTTCTTCAGGAGTCAACCCCTCTACTTCATCGACATCAGGCTCGGGTTCGTCAACCGACTCTTCGGTCCATTGAGGCCGACTACTGTCCGGAAGACGCTCGGCAGTCTTGGCAAAGTCCTGCGTTGGCGGCTCAGGTAAGGCTAATTCATTGACCAATTCACCGCTCTCCTCAATCGGATCGTCAAACAGCATCGGTACAAAAATAGCGGCCAACGCGGTGATGACAACCGCGCCGATCAATCTTTGTTTTAATTCCTGGTCCATCGTTAACCTCTAAGCTAAACCAGCTAAGGAACGAACATAAAATAACTTCGACAACTGTTGGAAAGAGAGGCGGCGGCTCGAATGACAGTTATCGGCGGCAGGGATAGCCGCCGTCAAGCCTACATAGACGTATTTACGACGTCCAATCAAGCGAGTCACCGAACCGCTGCAAAACCTAGTATTTGTAGAATTTATTTTGCGCATATTCCTAAATATTCAGATACTAAAAAGAAAGAACCGAAAACCAATAATAAATCGTTTTTTCCGGCTTTAGTCTTGGCACTATCCAATGCATCTTGCAGTCCGGAGAAACCGAAATCAACACCCGTAATTTTGCACTGTTCGAAATAATCTTGCATCATTGCCTTGGAAACGCACCGAGGATTGTCTTTTAACGGCACAAAATACCATTGATGAACCAATGGTTTCATGATGCTGATAACGCCAGGAATATCTTTATCCTTCATCATCGTAAAAACGGCATGAACGCGTTTGCCGGAAAAATTATCACTTAGATAGTCGATCAAGGTCTGAACGGCTTGAGGATTATGCCCGACATCGAGTAGGACAGGTATCTCGTCATGAATGAATTGAAAACGCCCAGTTAGTTCAACGGACCCGATGCCATGCCTTATCGAATCCACACTAATCGGGAGGCGTGAAGACATTAGGGTCGCAGCCATTACCACAGCAGCCGCATTTCGATATTGATGCTCGCCTTTGAGATTAGGTTCCGGCAATCGGTCGATCTGCCGATCGGGTGCACACCATATCCAACCTTTCGACTGCTTCCTGTAAGCAAAATCGCACCCGATAAAAAAAGCCGGGGCCTCGATTTCATTTGCATATTCGAATATCGAGTCGGGTGGCTCAGGATCGCTGATAATCGCAGGAACTTGCTTTCTGAAAATACCGGCTTTTTCACGGCCAATCAGCTCGCGCGTTTCGCCGAGCCAATCGGCATGATCGATCCCAATGCTGGAAATAATAGAAACGTCGGGGTCCACAATATTGACGGCATCAAGACGCCCGCCCAATCCTACCTCCAACAATTGCACATCGAGATTGGCCCTGGAAAAAATATCGAGCGCAGCCAAGGTACCGAATTCAAAGTAACTCAACGAAACACCGTCTCGAACCGATTCAATACGCTCGAAAGCCGAACAGATCAAATCGTCGCTAACTGGTTTGCCGTTAATTTTTATACGTTCGTTATAACTTAGAATATGCGGAGAAGTATAGGTGCCGACTCGATAACCTTGAGCCCGATAAATGAATTCCAAAAAGGCCACGCATGAACCTTTACCATTAGTTCCTGCTACCGTGATCGTCGGCGG
It includes:
- the purF gene encoding amidophosphoribosyltransferase, with translation MCGIAGIVAHNNVNQELYDALTVLQHRGQDASGIVTCENGRLHLRKDNGLVRDVFTTSQMLKLKGNMGIGHVRYPTAGCTSSAEAQPFYVNSPFGLTLAHNGNLTNTEALKHVLFIEDQRHINTDSDSEVLLNVFAHELQQLRKLKLTVDDVFTAVSRVHQRVRGAYAVVVMIAGFGILGFRDPHGIRPIVFGERKSDKGSEFMIASESVALDVLGFDLIRDIEPGEAVFIEESGALHTKQCSDFVDHCPCMFEYVYFARPDSIIDDIQVYKARLRMGEKLAEKIMRVWPDHDIDVVIPIPDTSRTAALQLANKLRVKYREGFIKNRYIGRTFIMPGQQKRKKSVKQKLNAIDLEFDGKNVLLIDDSVVRGTTSEQIIQMAREAGAKKVYFASAAPPVRYPNVYGIDMPVVEELIAHGRTEDEVCEAIGADRLIYQDLEDLIEAVRKGNRDIQHFDTSCFSREYITGDIDDAYLENVQALRNDDAQAKRNSENFIIEMQNSD
- a CDS encoding SPOR domain-containing protein, whose translation is MDQELKQRLIGAVVITALAAIFVPMLFDDPIEESGELVNELALPEPPTQDFAKTAERLPDSSRPQWTEESVDEPEPDVDEVEGLTPEELEYIGPVDDGSELKPIDKNKLPASLMETDKPAETAPVSEVRVLETKTESVAALPIAELVTWYIQPGSFSKKDNAFALRDKLRSQGFPAAVEEFDIRGGKSYRVLVGPETDKSKAQALKNRLDADNNLKSLLLSVNKPKAIEPAAATAQGGQTAPQQNSPAASTGLVKWYIQLGSFSKQENADSLRDKLRAKGFPAAVTEVDTAQGKAYRLRVGPELDKKRAETQLMQLDSQHSLKGFLVSE
- the folC gene encoding bifunctional tetrahydrofolate synthase/dihydrofolate synthase — protein: MKHFDTLEGWLRWQEGLHPQTIDLGLERVQRVFRALQPDYNKPPTITVAGTNGKGSCVAFLEFIYRAQGYRVGTYTSPHILSYNERIKINGKPVSDDLICSAFERIESVRDGVSLSYFEFGTLAALDIFSRANLDVQLLEVGLGGRLDAVNIVDPDVSIISSIGIDHADWLGETRELIGREKAGIFRKQVPAIISDPEPPDSIFEYANEIEAPAFFIGCDFAYRKQSKGWIWCAPDRQIDRLPEPNLKGEHQYRNAAAVVMAATLMSSRLPISVDSIRHGIGSVELTGRFQFIHDEIPVLLDVGHNPQAVQTLIDYLSDNFSGKRVHAVFTMMKDKDIPGVISIMKPLVHQWYFVPLKDNPRCVSKAMMQDYFEQCKITGVDFGFSGLQDALDSAKTKAGKNDLLLVFGSFFLVSEYLGICAK
- a CDS encoding O-succinylhomoserine sulfhydrylase; the encoded protein is MKDTDWNDYSLETQAIRAGHRRTGEAEHSIPIFMTSSYVFDSAEEASLKFTGQIPGNIYSRFTNPTVNAFQERLAWMEKGERCLAFASGMAAIMAVGMGLLKSGDHVVVSRGVFGNTVLMFQNYFAKFGVESDFVALTDLAAWESAIKPNTRFLFLETPSNPLTEIADIQALADLAHGSDCLLIVDNCFCTPALQKPLELGADIIVHSATKYIDGHGRCVGGAVVASEEIIEKAIYPYLRTGGATMSPFNAWAFLSGLETLALRMEKHCANALDLARWLERQPGVERVHYPGLVSHPQHELAKRQQSGFGGIVSFELKGGKEPAWNLIDSTRMISITANLGDVKSTITHPATTTHGRLTPEAREAAGIKDGLVRVSVGLENIEDIKKDLSAVNAFV
- a CDS encoding CvpA family protein; protein product: MIWVDYAILGLISISLVIGLFRGFIEEAFSLVLWVVAIWLGLTFSREFSVLLEPVFSVPSARVAAAFAALFFAVLIGGALINLMLRKLVKQTGLTGSDRFAGMIFGIARGLLVVTVCVMLAGLTPLPEDAWWKESTLIPPFQSLAVWLREHIPSDLMSYVNYR